ATGGATGGATATGAGTTGGATCGTAGGCTTGGTCTGGATTTCCAAAGACAAAGAATCCGTTTGAAATTCTAATAGCTTCAAGTGGAACTCCATAGGTCTTAGAAATATAAGCAATTTTTTCTTCATCGCTAGCATCTCTTGAGAAAGACTCTACCGTTTTAGCAAGAGGTTTTACAGGCTCTGCATCATGATGGTTTTTCAAATGATCTTGGGCCAACTTAATCTGCTCTGCTGTCAAATCTTTCTTAAAGAAGTAATGATTGTGGTCACCATGACTCATGACAAAGCCTTGCTCATCCTCACTGATGACACGATTGGCATCAAAACCGTGACCATGGTCTTCATCATGTTTGTGGCCATGATTATTTTTATCGTGTTCATCACGGGCTGGACTTGGTACTGATGGCGTTTTACTTTTCAGATGGTCTTGTGCGGCCTTAATTTGTTCAGCTGTCAAGTCCTTCTTGAAGAAATAATGATTGTGGTCACCGTGACTCATGATAAATCCTGCCGCATCCTCACTGATAACGCGATTGGCATCAAAACCATGATCATGGTCTTCATGGTGATGACCATGTGCATCTTCATCATGATCATCATCGTCATCATGGGCTGGACTTGGTGTTGCTGAGCTTGCACCTTTCAAATGATCTTGCGCCGCCTTGATTTGTTCTGGTGTCAAATCTTTTTTAAAGAAGTAATGATTGTGGTTGCCATGTGACATGACAAAGCCTACCGCATCTTCACTGATAATTCGATTGGCATCAAAATCATGACCATGTTCGTCATGGTGATGACCATGTGCATCTTCATCATGATCGTCATCATGAGATGGAGTTGGTGTTCCTGTTCTTACACCTTTCAAATGATCTTGTGCCGCCTTGATTTGTTCTGCCGTCAAATCTTTCTTAAAGAAGTAATGATTGTGGTCGCCATGAGTCATGACAAAACCTTCTGAATCTTCACTTATAATTCGATTGGCATCGAAACCATGACCATCTTCTTCCTCGTGGTGGACATGTGGTGACGGATTACTTAATACAGAACTAGAAGAACTTCCTCCCTCTTCCGTGTTAGAGTGTGATGGAGGATTGTTTAGAGATGACTTAGGAATATAATGATAGTGGTCACCATGTCTTACTATATAAGCATCACCTGTATCTCTGACAATGTCATTAGGATTAAAGACATAACCATCATCTGCTGCGGTAACACCATTATTCGGTGTCACTGACAAAGGTTGACTGAGAGCTGTAGTATTCCCTGATAAATATGCTTTTGCAGCTGCTAATTCACCTGCCGACAAGTCGCTCTTAGGAATGAAATGATAGTGACCACCATGTGGTACTATATAACCATCACCTGTGTCTTTAATGATATCTGAAGCGTTAAAGACATAACCATCATCTGTTGTATAGCGTCCCTGAGACCTTGCTACAGCAACATTAGAGTTGACCTTCTCATTATCTTTGACATGTTCTTGTTTTTGACGGTTGATTTCATCCTTAGTTCGAACATTATCAGCATGAGCTGCATCTTTCAGGTAGACATAATATTTTCCATCTACCTTGATGATATACCCTCCCTTGACTTCATTGACAATATCTCCATCCTTAAGTTGGTAGTTTGGATCCTTCATCAAAAGTTCTTCACTGAAAATCGCATCAAAAGGAACTTTCCCATTGTAATAATGGAAATGATCACCGTGTGAAGTCACATAACCTTGATCTGTAATTTTCACGACAATTTGTTCTGCCTGAATATCTTCTTTTTTGCTAACTTGATCTGGTGTCTGAGTCTCTGTTTTTTGAGAGTCTTGTTTACCATCAACATAAGATACACGATTTGTATCTTTTTTTTCTTCTACCTGGTGTTGATTCAGCGCATAGATGCAAAGACTTAGGGAAAGGACTAAAGCCGATCCCGCCGCAAGATACTTTTTCTTAATTTTCATAATTTCCTCATTTCAATTCTTCTGCAAGAACATTTATATTTTCTTCTAGATTTTCTAAGTAAGTTTTGTCATTTTTGGGGTCTGCTTCCAAAGGATTCAGTGTTTTCAGACTAACTCCTGTTGATTTGATCAAGGTTTCAGCAACTTTAGAGGAAGCATTGCTCTCAGTAAAGATGGTTTTGACCTTATAGGTTTTTACAAATTCTTGGATTTCTGTCAACTGTCTCGGACTCGGCTCTTGTTCTGGAGAAATACCAGCAATTCCAAGTTGTTTCAATCCAAAACGTTTAGCCATGTAAGAAAAGGCTGTGTGTTGCGTAACAAAGGTCTTTTGACTCGCTTTTTCAAAAATAGGCTGGAATTTCTTAGTCAATTCCTGAGCTTTTTTGATAAAGGCTTGAGCATTTTTTTGGTAAGTTTCTTTGTGCTCACTATCAACCTCTGAAAGTTTGTCCGCAATAATCTGTGCTTCTTCGCCTGCTTTTTCAGGATCTAACCAAGTGTGCGGGTCGTAAAGTGTTTTTTCATCAATACCGTCACCAGCTTCTACATCTTCCAAACCTGGTACACGCTCCAAGGTCATCCCTTCAGACGCTTCTAAAACCTTAACTTTTGAATTTTTCAAGTTAGGATCTAGACTTCCAGCCCAAGATTCGAGCGTATGAGAATGGTAGACAAAAACATCCGCATCATAAATGGCAGCAATGTCATTTGCTGACGGTTCAAAGGAGTGAATCCCACTACTTGACTGAATCATCCGTACGTCATTCAAGTCACCTGATACCTCTTTGACCATGGCATAGATTGGGTAAAAACTTGTTACAATCTTCATTCCTTTTGCTTCTTGTTTTTCTTTTTGGCTACATGCTCCTAAGACAAGAACCAACAGACCTGCCATTAATAATAGAAATGTTCTTTTTTTCATCATTACTCCTTAACTAGTATTTAACCATTTAATTAACTAGTAAATAGTTTATCTTTATTTACATTATATGTCAAGTTATTTTGCACATTTTCATGAAAAAATGAGAACTAGAACTCACATTCTGCTCTCATTTTTCGATTTTATCTTTTCTAGCTCTCCTATCCTGTTTTTAGGAGTTAGAAAATGTTGCTACGACTACTTACTCTCCCTTAACAAAGCCAATAATTTTTCAGCTTCTGCCATAATAGTATTGTTGTCTTGGGCGCCAAATAGCAAGTTATTCTTTAATCCCGTGAGAGTTTCTTTGGCATTAGACTTGATAATTGGATCTTGGATTTTTCCAAGTAAATCTTCAGCCTCTCTCAGTTTTTCTTCAACCTTTTCAGTATCAACCTGAGGTTCTTCTGATTCCTCTGGCGATTCTTTTTCTGGCTCCTCAGTTGGTTTTGGAGACTCTGGTTTCTCACTCTGAGGTTTTTCTTCCTCAGGTTTTTCTGTCCGAGGTTTCTCTACTGATGGTTTTTCCGTATGATTGTTATCAGCTTGACCATTTTGGTTTCTTTGAACATGGTCACTTGCATTTCCCCAACCACTATCTGAATGCGGACGTTCGTTTGGATGTTCGACATAGTACTTCACAGTCGCAAAGAGATCCTCTAAAGTATAGCCCTTAGGAGCCTCATAAAGACCTTCGTCAAACCACTCAAATTTGATGTTATGGTAATGGTCGTAATGAGGTATAATCAAACTTCCATTTTTGACTTCCACAGTATGTTGGAGATTGTAAGGCATACGATCAAGTGGCACCTTCTTAGCTGCTTTTACTCGATTGTAGATAGCTTCTGCTCCCTTAGCCTCAGTATTTCCTGAACCTTGGTGATCTGTTGAAG
This genomic interval from Streptococcus oralis subsp. tigurinus contains the following:
- a CDS encoding pneumococcal-type histidine triad protein, with product MKIKKKYLAAGSALVLSLSLCIYALNQHQVEEKKDTNRVSYVDGKQDSQKTETQTPDQVSKKEDIQAEQIVVKITDQGYVTSHGDHFHYYNGKVPFDAIFSEELLMKDPNYQLKDGDIVNEVKGGYIIKVDGKYYVYLKDAAHADNVRTKDEINRQKQEHVKDNEKVNSNVAVARSQGRYTTDDGYVFNASDIIKDTGDGYIVPHGGHYHFIPKSDLSAGELAAAKAYLSGNTTALSQPLSVTPNNGVTAADDGYVFNPNDIVRDTGDAYIVRHGDHYHYIPKSSLNNPPSHSNTEEGGSSSSSVLSNPSPHVHHEEEDGHGFDANRIISEDSEGFVMTHGDHNHYFFKKDLTAEQIKAAQDHLKGVRTGTPTPSHDDDHDEDAHGHHHDEHGHDFDANRIISEDAVGFVMSHGNHNHYFFKKDLTPEQIKAAQDHLKGASSATPSPAHDDDDDHDEDAHGHHHEDHDHGFDANRVISEDAAGFIMSHGDHNHYFFKKDLTAEQIKAAQDHLKSKTPSVPSPARDEHDKNNHGHKHDEDHGHGFDANRVISEDEQGFVMSHGDHNHYFFKKDLTAEQIKLAQDHLKNHHDAEPVKPLAKTVESFSRDASDEEKIAYISKTYGVPLEAIRISNGFFVFGNPDQAYDPTHIHPYAVRKEHVRIPLQTGNPELDFLNELYTTALRDGVSPYSLQVENGSFVIPHGDHNHYIKVQTKGYEVALKNKIPALQSNYQPGAFDEKAVLAKVDQLLADSRSIYKDKPIEQRQIELALGQFTENMKKLATNSTAGYLATLDLFDKQYIHIDESVKPVETSALDKKYQALIDKINTLDTESYGLPKKDLLVRLQEAKLAKDEAALVAVESQLQALQDFNDRTGVTTVEYIKYFYEHVNDGRLSDELRNKVAQLTWTLYQSQSFLKAAELNKLFPSIYQTKQEVEEALKAQPTTAKSTKTVLDTEKVDNQTAKTAIYAFLKELYGDFMPEEHVNHVSKEEVESLLGKANQLLEQIQEEGIRQSLAEEVENLKAATNKADADLDEVNSQVKDVLTRIASALQQEKENAEQDPQTLVLYQKLYDILMSLHAYLENNKGSDADFDKVDALLDQLSAKSKDKAALLELTKAILVLNQEIKSKSSASEKATPATNAEANGENTSSKTETSAAAESNSETVSDENKPSNTSDSKHAESTSEKETIESTTSADNQEKPAE
- a CDS encoding metal ABC transporter substrate-binding protein, which encodes MKKRTFLLLMAGLLVLVLGACSQKEKQEAKGMKIVTSFYPIYAMVKEVSGDLNDVRMIQSSSGIHSFEPSANDIAAIYDADVFVYHSHTLESWAGSLDPNLKNSKVKVLEASEGMTLERVPGLEDVEAGDGIDEKTLYDPHTWLDPEKAGEEAQIIADKLSEVDSEHKETYQKNAQAFIKKAQELTKKFQPIFEKASQKTFVTQHTAFSYMAKRFGLKQLGIAGISPEQEPSPRQLTEIQEFVKTYKVKTIFTESNASSKVAETLIKSTGVSLKTLNPLEADPKNDKTYLENLEENINVLAEELK